From Streptomyces sp. NBC_00690, a single genomic window includes:
- a CDS encoding ATP-binding protein: MTRTLTRSADPQTAIGERLRARLDAQLAARRIDPARCLSADPAPQPLPALETAQLRIPADYRDAVADHPAVAAWVRTIAESATAPYAGDRHAQYGRTGRREIRTGPSLLLWGPTGTGKTRQAFGAIRSLTAAGCAVRWHAVKAADLYGQLRAQDTDTEAVLRHAMRVPLLVLDDLGAAKWSEWKEEVTFRLLAWRGENHLPTVVTTNLSPDPAGAGPRYLRSAVGDRNVSRLSGMCTPVQLAGLDRRYSHR; encoded by the coding sequence GTGACCCGCACCCTCACCCGGTCCGCCGACCCCCAGACCGCGATCGGCGAGCGGCTACGCGCCCGCCTCGACGCCCAGCTCGCCGCCCGCCGCATCGACCCCGCCCGGTGCCTGTCCGCCGATCCCGCTCCCCAGCCGCTTCCGGCCCTGGAGACGGCCCAGCTGCGGATCCCCGCCGACTACCGGGACGCGGTCGCCGACCATCCGGCCGTCGCCGCCTGGGTGCGGACCATCGCCGAGTCGGCGACCGCCCCCTACGCCGGGGACCGGCACGCCCAGTACGGGCGGACGGGGCGTCGGGAGATCCGGACCGGCCCGTCGCTGCTGCTGTGGGGCCCGACCGGCACCGGGAAAACCCGGCAGGCATTCGGGGCGATCCGGTCCCTGACCGCCGCCGGGTGCGCGGTCCGCTGGCACGCCGTCAAAGCCGCCGACCTCTACGGCCAACTACGCGCCCAGGACACGGACACCGAGGCGGTTCTCCGGCACGCGATGCGGGTGCCGCTGCTGGTCCTCGACGACCTCGGCGCGGCCAAGTGGAGCGAATGGAAGGAAGAGGTCACCTTCCGGCTGCTGGCGTGGCGTGGCGAGAACCATCTGCCGACTGTCGTCACCACCAACCTCTCCCCGGACCCCGCCGGGGCAGGCCCCCGGTATCTGCGGAGCGCGGTCGGCGATCGGAACGTCTCGCGCCTGTCCGGCATGTGCACACCGGTGCAACTTGCCGGCTTGGACCGCCGCTACAGCCACCGCTGA